One Primulina huaijiensis isolate GDHJ02 chromosome 8, ASM1229523v2, whole genome shotgun sequence genomic region harbors:
- the LOC140982105 gene encoding SPX domain-containing protein 1-like — MKFWKILRNLINQTLPDWQDKFLSYKELKQHLNLKYLSKENNILGKERPNKQSRMSREHARQTPEAINEFTNLLHAEINKFNKFVMNKEEMYIIRFQMLKDNVVKVQCSTVELMKIGRRMVDFHGEMILFENYSALYYVGLVKNLKKHDKRSSEDHRIRPAFVPIIVQQPFLRTEMIKDLVKKCESIIIYHIFLAHQHQEPTSSMRREHGGYVEDISDEELGEIENMYLRLTETSVLFIA; from the exons ATGAAGTTTTGGAAGATTTTGAGAAATCTAATCAACCAGACGTTGCCTGATTGGCAGGACAAGTTTTTATCCTACAAAGAATTGAAGCAGCATCTGAATCTCAAGTATCTCAGTAAGGAAAACAACATTCTTGGAAAGGAGAGGCCAAACAAGCAGTCCCGAATGAGCCGCGAGCACGCTAGGCAGACGCCGGAAGCCATAAATGAGTTTACGAATCTTCTGCATGCGGAGATCAACAAGTTTAACAAATTTGTGATGAACAAAGAGGAAATGTACATTATCAGATTTCag ATGCTGAAAGACAATGTCGTCAAGGTCCAGTGTTCGACGGTGGAGCTGATGAAAATAGGTAGGAGGATGGTGGATTTTCATGGTGAGATGATTCTGTTTGAGAATTACAGTGCTCTATACTACGTAGGACTGGTGAAGAACTTGAAGAAGCACGACAAGAGAAGCAGCGAGGATCATAGGATTCGACCGGCTTTCGTCCCAATAATCGTGCAACAACCATTCCTGAGGACGGAGATGATAAAAGATTTGGTCAAGAAATGTGAGTCGATAATCATTTACCACATCTTCTTAGCTCACCAACACCAGGAACCAACCTCGAGTATGCGCAGAGAGCATGGCGGCTATGTAGAAGATATCTCGGATGAAGAGCTTGGTGAGATAGAAAACATGTACTTGAGGCTTACTGAAACGTCtgtcctttttattgcttaa